The following are from one region of the Phycisphaerales bacterium genome:
- a CDS encoding cysteine desulfurase family protein, whose protein sequence is MHAYLDNNATTRPLPEVVSAVCECLENCWANPSSVHRPGQSARARIEQARRSVADLIGAGQREIVFCSGGTESCQMGIRGALEQCEKTNGRRVLVTSGVEHPAVRELARGLHECGKAETRWLPIGPGGAIDLDGARTLIDDQVAVLSVQWANNETGAIQPVMELAQLARDAGAIVHVDGTQWVGRMDTDVRECPFDMLTFSAHKFHGPKGIGALWIRRGVKLCRQAPGSQELGRRGGTENVPGIVGLGEAARGAKQWLADPAHRERIAALRDELERGVLERIEGACVNGPRDPNQRLWNTTNLAIPGADAEIMLLTLAEMGVCVSAGSACSSGSLEPSPVLCAMGLDKKKAAGSLRISLSRYTTQDEVRFAVESIVEAHQVVTATV, encoded by the coding sequence GTGCACGCCTACCTGGACAACAACGCGACCACGCGACCGCTGCCCGAAGTGGTGTCGGCCGTGTGCGAGTGCCTGGAGAACTGCTGGGCCAATCCTTCCAGCGTGCACCGACCCGGGCAGTCGGCCCGGGCCCGCATCGAGCAGGCCCGCCGGAGCGTGGCCGACCTCATCGGCGCCGGCCAGCGCGAGATCGTCTTCTGCTCGGGCGGCACCGAGAGCTGCCAGATGGGCATCCGCGGAGCGCTCGAGCAGTGCGAGAAGACCAACGGTCGCAGGGTGCTGGTCACCAGCGGCGTCGAACACCCGGCCGTCCGCGAACTGGCCAGGGGCCTGCACGAGTGCGGCAAGGCCGAGACCCGCTGGCTGCCCATCGGGCCGGGCGGGGCGATCGATCTCGACGGCGCGCGCACGCTCATCGATGACCAGGTCGCCGTGCTCAGCGTGCAGTGGGCCAACAACGAGACGGGCGCCATCCAGCCCGTGATGGAGCTTGCGCAGCTCGCGCGCGACGCCGGCGCGATCGTGCACGTCGATGGCACGCAGTGGGTGGGGCGCATGGACACCGACGTACGCGAGTGCCCGTTCGACATGCTGACCTTCAGCGCCCACAAGTTCCACGGGCCCAAGGGCATCGGGGCGCTCTGGATTCGCCGGGGCGTAAAGCTGTGCCGCCAGGCCCCCGGCTCTCAGGAGCTCGGCCGGCGGGGGGGCACCGAGAACGTGCCGGGCATCGTGGGCCTGGGCGAGGCGGCCCGGGGCGCCAAGCAGTGGCTGGCCGACCCGGCACACCGGGAGCGCATCGCGGCCCTGCGCGACGAGCTGGAGCGGGGCGTGCTGGAGCGCATCGAGGGCGCCTGCGTCAACGGCCCGCGCGACCCGAACCAGCGGCTCTGGAACACGACCAACCTGGCCATTCCCGGCGCCGACGCCGAGATCATGCTGCTCACGCTGGCCGAGATGGGCGTGTGCGTGTCGGCCGGGTCGGCGTGCAGCAGCGGCTCGCTCGAGCCCAGCCCGGTGCTGTGCGCCATGGGCCTGGATAAGAAGAAGGCCGCCGGCTCGCTACGGATAAGCCTGTCCCGGTATACGACGCAAGACGAGGTCCGCTTCGCCGTCGAGTCGATCGTCGAGGCCCACCAGGTCGTCACCGCAACCGTATAG
- a CDS encoding SDR family oxidoreductase, translated as MTTPTTTFDTNLHGRTALVCGASQGIGLASAAALASLGCRVTLFARDPERLGEAMAELPVVDGVEHDVAVADFHDPAMVLDEASGAMDRASSRGGGGFDILVNNTGGPPGGPITEASGEAFIKAMTAHLVNNQNLANLVLPGMKKNGYGRIVNIISTSVRCPIPGLGVSNTVRAAVAAWAKTLAGEVAQDKVTVNSVLPGFTDTARLSSLFDAKAAKQGTDTGAVRDQALASIPMGRLGEPEEVAAAVAFYCTPAASYITGTVLAVDGGRTPAF; from the coding sequence ATGACGACCCCCACCACCACCTTCGACACCAACCTCCACGGACGCACCGCCCTGGTCTGCGGGGCCAGCCAGGGCATCGGGCTGGCCTCGGCCGCCGCCCTGGCTTCGCTGGGCTGCCGCGTGACGCTGTTCGCCCGCGACCCCGAGCGGCTGGGGGAGGCCATGGCCGAACTGCCCGTGGTCGACGGCGTCGAGCACGACGTCGCCGTGGCGGACTTCCACGACCCGGCCATGGTGCTCGACGAGGCCAGCGGCGCCATGGACCGGGCGTCTTCTCGTGGGGGTGGCGGCTTCGATATCCTGGTCAACAACACCGGCGGGCCGCCCGGCGGGCCGATCACCGAGGCTTCGGGCGAGGCGTTCATCAAGGCCATGACCGCCCACCTGGTGAACAACCAGAACCTGGCCAATCTCGTGCTGCCGGGGATGAAGAAGAACGGCTACGGCCGCATCGTCAACATCATCAGCACGTCGGTCCGCTGCCCGATCCCCGGGCTGGGGGTCTCCAACACCGTCCGGGCGGCCGTCGCGGCGTGGGCCAAGACGCTGGCCGGCGAGGTGGCCCAGGACAAGGTCACCGTCAACAGCGTGCTGCCGGGCTTCACCGACACGGCGAGGCTGAGCAGCCTGTTCGACGCCAAGGCGGCCAAGCAGGGGACCGATACGGGGGCCGTACGCGACCAGGCCCTGGCCAGCATCCCCATGGGCCGGCTGGGCGAGCCCGAGGAGGTGGCCGCGGCGGTCGCGTTCTACTGCACGCCCGCGGCCAGCTACATCACCGGCACGGTGCTGGCGGTCGACGGCGGACGGACGCCGGCGTTCTGA
- a CDS encoding GxxExxY protein, whose amino-acid sequence MSNDRRDYDDRGEYRGGRGGGGGGGRGRGGRGRGHGGGHGGGRGRHGGGRGHGRGHGGHGGGHDRQGIPLSALDPELTDISRRVIGCAIEVHKALGPGLPIEMYNKALQIEMKEAGIEHVADRKIDVTYQDQLVGQVTASLFVEDRFIVDLVARPGEVGTGERLQTRAKLRALELELGLIINFAQRRLKDGLVRVLNPDQLKELLEERQKAQEEEEYEDDEYEDEDEYEDEEDDDEYEDDDEEDEEDEEEDEDEDDR is encoded by the coding sequence ATGAGCAACGACAGGCGAGACTACGACGACCGGGGTGAGTATCGGGGTGGCCGGGGCGGCGGCGGCGGCGGGGGTCGCGGCCGCGGCGGACGCGGACGCGGCCATGGCGGTGGTCACGGCGGCGGCCGAGGGCGGCACGGCGGCGGCCGCGGGCACGGGCGGGGCCACGGCGGGCATGGGGGCGGGCACGATCGCCAGGGCATCCCGCTGAGCGCGCTGGACCCCGAGCTGACCGACATCAGCCGGCGCGTCATCGGCTGCGCCATCGAGGTGCACAAGGCGCTGGGCCCGGGCCTGCCCATCGAGATGTACAACAAGGCGCTGCAGATCGAGATGAAGGAGGCGGGCATCGAGCACGTGGCCGATCGCAAGATCGACGTGACCTACCAGGACCAGCTCGTCGGCCAGGTCACCGCCTCGCTGTTCGTCGAAGACCGCTTCATCGTCGACCTGGTCGCCCGGCCCGGCGAGGTGGGCACGGGCGAACGCCTGCAGACGCGCGCCAAGCTGCGGGCGTTGGAACTGGAGCTCGGCCTGATCATCAACTTCGCCCAGCGTCGCCTCAAGGACGGCCTGGTCCGCGTCTTGAACCCCGACCAGCTCAAGGAGCTGCTCGAGGAGCGGCAGAAGGCCCAGGAAGAAGAGGAGTACGAGGACGACGAGTACGAGGATGAGGACGAGTACGAAGACGAGGAAGACGACGACGAGTACGAAGACGACGACGAAGAGGATGAAGAAGACGAAGAAGAGGACGAAGACGAAGACGACCGCTGA